GGTTGTTACCGTGTAATATGGAGGACAACGTACAAGCAGCCAGTCATTATCACAAAAAATAAACCTCCTCAGGGTGATGCAAGACCCTTTTTTTGCATCAGGGCCCTTTTCGCCTCATCTGAATTTGGTTTGTGATTATGACTGCACATTGTTGTTTTAATGAGAAAGTTGTTCTTAAAAAACATCTAGCAGCTAATAGCAAGTTGCCTGATTTCTTAAGATCATGCTATCTTGGCTGGCAAACCAAATCCAAGATCACATGTAAATAGGCTTAAAGGCCAGTTGGGGAAATAACCAGATATTAAGGTGCTTCTCTCTGACATAAATCTCTGATCCTCCTAAAAGAATTTCATTCACATTTCCATTTTGGAGGGCATGTTCACTTTAAAAGCATCCTGCTGTGGCTTTACAAATGCTTGATGTGCTCAGGTCAGCTATGAGGCGTTAATATGTAAAGGCACCATGACTCCATATGGACTGTCTATGTTTCCTTTGAATTTTTTTCTCCCACATGTATGCACAATGATTTCTTGCAGCTGTTGGGTGTGATTCATGTTTATTAATATGTGATGCTTTGAAGTTTTAGGCTTACCTTTAGAGGACTAGAAAATCTTATATTTGCTGGCCATGAATTGAGGCATTAGAGAAGCTAGCATTAATTTTACTATTGCTCAGATTTAGTGAGATGGATTTGAACAAACCCCCGGCCCAGGGTTTTAAACTTCAGTGCCCACACCAATTGTGCTTCAgacatgaatgatacctcaaatgATGCAGTTGAGGAAGTTTTCTGACTTTGGAGATTTCTCATCTGCTGGATATATGGATGAAAAATCCTATAGAATAACACTGAATGAGCAAGCTCGACCATGTGAGCATGAGACCTCTttcaaaatcatgaaaaaaatatttccgaccttaaacttttgaatgcaAATATATGTTTCCTGTATGTTTTCTAGTGTCACGTTCTTTATAGTTTAAATTGGGTAACATCATTCAACTATgtataatacttttataatgagCCTTGGAGATGTTGAGATCTTGAAGTCCAAACATTTgacctctttctttttttccctccatTTTCCCTTTACAGAGAGATCTTTGTAAGCACCTGGAGCCATGGCACCTTGTGTTGGAGGTCCTGTGGGATACACCCCTCCTGAAGGTGGCTGGGGTTGGGCCGTAGTGTTTGGTGCCTTCATTTCTATCGGTTTCTCCTATGCCTTCCCAAAGTCCATCACTGTGTTCTTCAAGGAAATTGAAGTGATCTTCAGCGTCTCCAGCAGTCAAGTGTCCTGGATCTCTTCCATCATGCTTGCTGTCATGTATGGAGGGGGTAAGCAGTGACTTCCTGCTCtttatatgtattataaaaaGTTATTTCCGAATTTGTAATAGTTTAATCTCATACTAAATGTTTGAATTGATTCAGAACCAGAGTTAGAATAAATCTGTCCTTGAGTAACTTTTAAATAAAGCTGTGTAGTCATGCTTTCAAGCCAGTGGTGAGATCATGGTTCAGGTAATGAAGATCCCAGCGCAGATTATCAATGGATATGGTGCAAGTGAAAGGCCCTTATTCATTCGAATGGAAGAAATGAGAGGCATGCTAAACAAGGCTTAGACATCAGCCACCGGCTGCTTTGCTGAGAGATTGAGCTCTGAATGGGTAACTCTATCTCCCTCTAGAGTCCTTCTTCTCAGTCAGCTCTTTATTCTGCAAGTGTCAGATGTTTTCCTTGGAGAGATATGAGGAGATGAGACGGCTAACTCAGGAGTGGCACAGACTTGTGATGACTAGCGTCAATAGCAAACTTGTCTCAGGAAGTGGAGCACCACTGAATGATGTCAGCACACTCACAGAGACAGACTAAATTGCACGTTCGCCTTCTCACGCTACTGAGCACATCAAACttgagttaaaaaatataaaccttTATGGATAGGTTTCATTGATTTTGACAGTGTGGTGCTTCTTTTTGGTTACAGCTTAAACCCTAATTAGTGTACTATACTGGCAGTATGGTTTGCTTGTATACTTACACATAACATTTAAAACAGGCAAAAATAAACCAGCTTGCAATCTGAGTTAAATatttagttcacacaaaaataaaactcctttttttctttttccatatCCTCATGTCAGTCCAAACATGTGTGACTCTTTgtggaaaacaatatatatatatatatatatatatatatatatatatatatatatatatatatatatatatatatatatatatatatatatatatatatatatatatattgaagaaagTAACTGCTCCTATTTTCCAttcagtaaaatatttattattacaattattaacaatGTCACTTATTTCCTTCTCATCAACTTCCCTAATAAACATTGAGCAATTATTACTAGAAATATTAACTTCCTCTACCCTATGCCCATTTCTCTGCTCCACAATCTCTTTTGCTAACTTATACCCAATATTTACATGAGACTCATTGAATTCATTGACaatgtcattcattttatttattttatcatcatttacaaaataatttgggTAATCTACTTTTCCAgtattctttttaattatactattaagtacttttcattttatttgaatattattctTAAGCTTGTCTAGTAACTTATTATAATAGTCCATTTTACAAAATCTTATAATAcggattaatttatttttatataacttatatatattttccacTTGTTTTGTTCTAATTGTTATTAAGTTCCTGTATAATGCATTTTTCCTTTACATGCCTTCTCTGTTCCCTTAGTTCCCTTAGTTGTTTAGGGAAATCgtggtggttagagagtttggtccctagggttgtgggttcgagtcttgggctggcaataccacgactttgGTACCCTTGAACAAGGCATTGAACTCCCAaatgctccctgggtgccgcagtataaatggctgcccactgctctgggtgtgtgttcacagtgtgtgtgtgtgtgtgtgtgtgtgtgtgtgtgtgtgtgtgtgtgtgtacactttggatgggttgaatgcagagcatgaattctgagtatgggtcaccatacttagctatATGTCACTTCACTCATCCATTGTTTATCCTCGTTTTTCGCTTTTGGTTAGTCCAGGGTGttacaatgtaatttttttttgctttcttttaatagatttttcctttttttttgtggacACTCATGCTGTATGTGTCATTGACCCACACACTACTGTCAAGCTGCAGCTTTTGCCCTTACATTTGTCATGAAAAACAGTAAGCCAGTCGATAAGGATGTTCCTTTCAGTCTAATCTGGTGGGGTTGACATTATGGCCATGAGTGCTCATGGCTTGTGAGAGGCTTGTGACTACACATTTGACCTCATACTCCTACACTGATCCTTCTGGCCCAGCAGAACTAATTCCCTTCTGCAATGCAGGGGGCAATACATAGCATATGACCCAGATGATCACAGAACCAACCACGCGTGGAAGAtatccagtattttttttttttcctgacgaCAATGCTATGCAGAATTGCATTATGTAGTGCTACTGGTTTGTACTCACATATCTGCAGACAAGACATAATTGTGTGAATATTTTATGCTGACTTTTGCACATTAGACATCTGTGTAGCAATATGTTACATATTCATTTGAATTCCCCTGCTCACAAGTAAATCAGAATGGCATTGTTTTAGCATCTACCTTGATGCTGGCCATGACTGACATGTTATGGTTCCCCCTTTGCTCTCATTTCACTCAATACAGCCACAGTCTGAATGCCCTCTAAGCTAAATACTGTAAGAAGGTGTTCGTTTCTTTTCCAGGGATGTCTTGTTTGGGCATTCTAAGTCAAGATGTCTTCCTACATAGACCTCAAGTGCATTTAAGCTTGTTGTCATTGACCCAATCAGCCCAGAGTTGGTTTGCCTGGAGCAAGAGAAGTTCAGATATGTGGACATTTACATGAATGTGGACTGATCTGATACGTCAGGAGGAATACATTTTTTGATGTCACCCAAGGACTTAGtctattttttattcttataCCACATTTACAGTCTGAAAAACTGAAATTCATGATAAGGCTTTTTATGTGATTATCGAATTGTAGAGGCTTTAATATACAGTAGGCCTATACTGATTTATCTGCATttttccatcaaaataaaagtttgatgatTTTAACATTTGTACTTGACACTAATGAATTtccacatttataaatgttttaatatgttcTTTGGTAAGCTGCTCCCCCGCTGTGCTTGCGTGGTGGATTAGAGAGGCAAACAAGGCAGCCTATTGTAGCTGGGAGACAGAAACGTGCAGGCGCTCACCATCACTCCCCAGTTTTCACATGATTAGCAGGCTTCCTTCGTACATTTATGATAGGATTTGGTCTCAGTACAGGAAAGACTTAAAAACACGCACGTAACTGGAAATACCTTTGGGATCGTTGTGTTTCCCACTGTAGGAGAGTATCAGGTTTGTTAGGGCTAAAGTTTACCATAGGGTGAAACATAACTGGAATATGATTTAGTTGAGCATTTTAAGATTGGTCTTTCAGCCTCTGCATTTCACAGGTAACATCTTATGCTCAGTTTACTGGATAATGATTGGAAGCAGCAAAATCTGCAGTtagatgtttctttttttgttttttgttttttataatatgtAATGTCAAATTCTATTGTTCTTCCCCACAGAGCTGCAATGCCCTCTAGTGGTCTGAAAAGAGAATATCAACTTACgtcataaaaaaatctaaattgaccATTCATAGTTTTACTGTAGTAGCCTATACATTCCTGGTGTTTTTGTAAACAGTTAATTTGTCTATGTTATTTCAGATAGATGTTTGTCTTCATAATGTTTTATCATAATATAAAAACATGCTCCACCTCTAAAACAGTGTTCCTGTGATAGGCCAGTCCATCTTTTTCAACCTCGTTGTTTTCAAACCCATCAATTCccaatggataaaatcaagtcccgTGTTAAACTTCCTGATAACTTGGAATTATATTTAATCTCAAGCATGCTTTTCAACAACACTGTTACCTCCTTGGTAAACAAGTACACTAACTTGAGATAAAGCATTTTCACATCGAAGTGGTTTATTATTATACCACAAAAAATTTTAAGTATTTggatttggtcaaaaatacagtaatatatcaaaatatctgttttatacacacacacacacacacatatatatatgaattttcagcatcataactccagccttcagtgtcacatgtaacatccagtctatcacatgattatgtagaaatcattctaatattctgatttattatgagtgttggaaacagttctgctgtctaatatatttgatgaagaaaaggttaaaaagaactgtatttattcaaaataaaaaaacaatttctaataatatatattatatattatataataatatattttctttactatcatttttttttcaatttaacacatccttgctgaataaaatattgattttatttttaaaaaaaatagaaagaaagaaaaaaatattgacccaaaattactgaccagtagtgtatattgttattacaaaatatttatattttaaaaacatagcttctttttatatatatatatatatatatatatatatatatatatatatatatatatatatatatatatatatatatatatatatatatatatatatatatatatatatatatatatatatatatatatatatatatatatataatgatttaattatttcattattagatTGTAACTTCAGAAATAgcatttaaattgcttttaaaacagaaatctttttatGGCTTCggattacagaaataaataaattttactcTGCTCTGTGCAAattctgaaagatttttttttttcatgtcattccTAGGTCCTGTCAGCAGTATCCTGGTCAATAAGTATGGAAGTCGACCTATTATGATTTTAGGAGGCTGCCTTTCAGGAGTCGGGCTTATCGGTGCCTCTTTCTGCAATACTATCGAAGGCTTGTACTTCTGTGTCGGTGTAGTGGGaggtataattaaaaacaaatatgatttttaaacatgCACCGTTGTTCTTATCCCATGCAATTTACAGTAATAACACTCCTAGTGATGTTACACTCTTGTGACACATTTATCACAAGGGgacattttttcattttgaacTATGTGTTATAATGTTTTACAGGTCTGGGACTGGCATTTAATCTCAACCCAGCTCTTACAATGATTGGGAAATATTTCTACAAGAGGCGCCCAATAGCTAATGGCATTGCTATGGCTGGTAGCCCAGTCTTTTTGTGTACTCTGGCTCCCCTGAACACCTGGTTCTTCGACCAATTCGGCTGGAGAGGGAGCTTCTTGATTCTGGGAGGACTTCTGCTGAATTGTTGTGTAGCTGGATCACTGATGAGGCCCATTGGGCCAAAACCAAAACCTGCTGTCAAAGCTGCCAACAGTAATAGCGAAGccagagagaaaaagagtgtAATAGACACTATCAATGGTTTTATCGATCTTACACTCTTCAAGCATCGTGGCTTCTTGCTTTACCTTATGGGTAACGTGATCATGTTCTTCGGCCTCTTCACTCCTCTTGTGTTCCTCAGTAACTACGCTAAGAGTAAGGACATTCCCAGAGAGAAGGCAGCTTTTCTGCTTTCTGTCCTGGCCTTTGTAGATATGGTGGCACGACCTTCAATGGGAATAGTCGCCAACACAAAATGGGTGAGACCAAGGGTGCAGTATTTCTTTGCAGCATCCATTCTCCTTAATGGTGTGTGCCACCTGCTCGTCCCTCTGACCACCGACTACACAGGGTTTGTGATATACTCCATGTTCTTTGGGTTTGCCTACGGCTGGCTGAGCTCTGTGCTGTTTGAGACCCTCATGGATCTTGTGGGAACTCAACGTTTTTCCAGTGCTGTAGGACTGGTGACGATTGTGGAATGTGCGCCAGTTTTACTGGGGCCACCCTTACTAGGTGAGTATGGAGTGTGTTTATGTCTCATATAATTGGCCAGTTTTGAACAACAAaccaaattatacaaaaaaagttttatttattaagcatGCAGCTTTTAGGACCTCATATTAATTGAGAGACGTGAGAGTATTTGTCATAgaacagaaacattta
This genomic window from Carassius gibelio isolate Cgi1373 ecotype wild population from Czech Republic chromosome A6, carGib1.2-hapl.c, whole genome shotgun sequence contains:
- the LOC128015917 gene encoding monocarboxylate transporter 1-like, whose product is MAPCVGGPVGYTPPEGGWGWAVVFGAFISIGFSYAFPKSITVFFKEIEVIFSVSSSQVSWISSIMLAVMYGGGPVSSILVNKYGSRPIMILGGCLSGVGLIGASFCNTIEGLYFCVGVVGGLGLAFNLNPALTMIGKYFYKRRPIANGIAMAGSPVFLCTLAPLNTWFFDQFGWRGSFLILGGLLLNCCVAGSLMRPIGPKPKPAVKAANSNSEAREKKSVIDTINGFIDLTLFKHRGFLLYLMGNVIMFFGLFTPLVFLSNYAKSKDIPREKAAFLLSVLAFVDMVARPSMGIVANTKWVRPRVQYFFAASILLNGVCHLLVPLTTDYTGFVIYSMFFGFAYGWLSSVLFETLMDLVGTQRFSSAVGLVTIVECAPVLLGPPLLGKFKDIYHDYMYTYISCGIALVVGSLFLFIGMGINYRLLNKEAKEESRRANLQEEPGKEIQALKGPSDNTAEDAV